Genomic window (Candidatus Gastranaerophilales bacterium):
TATTACTCCACTATGATGGCGTCGTTGCTGATAACTGCGAAATGTTTTTATTCCTAGCTGATAGAGCCCAACACTCGGAGACTTTCATAAAACCGGCAATTGAACAAGGTAAAATCGTACTTTGCGACAGACACACTGACTCGACCTTGGCATATCAAGGTTATGGCAGAGGGCAAGACATTGAAAAGCTTGATAAGCTTAATAAAATAGCAGTAAACGGACTCGTTCCGGACTTGACTCTATTATTTGATGTTGATACAGATATAGCCCAAACAAGAGTCGGCAAAGAAAAAGACAGACTAGAAGCTGCAGGAATAGAATTTCACAAAAAAGTACGCCAAGGTTATCTTGAACTCGCAAAAAAATCACCCGAAAGAATAAAAGTGATAAATGCAAACAATTCTATCGAAACTGTTTACAATGACACAAAAGATATTATAATTGATTTATGCAATAAAATGCAAAACAAATAACAATGACACGAGGATTTATATAAATGGATGATTTCAGACGTTGGTATGACAAGGATCCTATACTTAAAGAAGCATTGGAACTCTTGCAAATGCAACCAGATGAAACAAAAAGCAATGCAGCTGATTTTATTATAAAATTGCAAGAACAAGTTGCTCAAGATGTAATAGAAAGCGTATACGACATGGTTTCCCAATACGCAGGAAAAGGAAGCCGTTGGTACGATAATGACCCTGTCATGCTTAAAGCCGTTGAACTTTTGAGAGTTGCACCGCCTGAAACACAACGTAATGCAGCCTTAAAGTTGTTAAAGGCACTTGAAAATAACTCGCTAGAGGATATTAATCTAAATAAAGATGACTAAACTTGCAGACATACAAAACCAAGATGACGCAAGAGGTATCGACATTCAAAAAGTTGGAGTGAATGGAGTTGAAGTACCTCTGATTATTCAGCGTAAAAACGCAGAAAACCAAGTCGTTAGTGCAACTGCAAGAATGAGTGTTGCACTTCCTAAAAAATATCGGGGCACTCACATGTCACGATTTATGGAAGTATTAAATGAATATAGAATAAAAAACCTTTTGGGCATTGATATAAAAGGTATTTTGATTGATATTCAAAAAAAATTGCAGGCAAAAAGTGCTCACGTGAAGTTTAATTTCAAATATTTTATAGAAAAGAAGGCACCTATAAGCAAAGCAAAATTCCCAATGGGCTACGATTGCTCGTTTGAAGGGAATTTACATGGCGAAGATTACAAATTTATCCTTGGCGTAAAAGTTCCCGTTACGACTCTTTGCCCATGCTCGAAAGAAATATCAGAGAATTCTGCACATAATCAAAGAGCTATTATTAAAGTAAAAATAGGTTACGCTGAAAATGACCACATTTGGCTTGAAGACTTGATTGATACGATAGAAAAATGTGGCTCTTGCCCAATTCATCCATTGCTTAAAAGAAGTGATGAAAAGTTTGTAACAGAAGCTGCCTATAAAAATCCAAAATTTGTCGAAGATGCCCTAAGGGACATTGTTGGAATATTGAAAAAAAATAAAATTATAAATTTTTATGAAGTTGAAATCGAAGCTCAAGAAAGTATTCACACGCATAATGCTTGGGCCTACCAGTCCGAAACAAAAGAATAACAAAGGAGAAAATGAATGAAAGAACTGTTTAACGATTACGTTCAATCGCTGGAAACTTACATTATGTTTAAGATTAAGCAAGAAGCACAAGCTTTGACGCCGGAATTGACGAAAAAAAATCGTAAACCTATATATCTTTCAATGGGTGCTCCTGTTCAAGCACCGCCTAAGTTTGTAATCGATAAATTGACTGAATGCCTAAACGAGGACGGAATTCACACGTATTCTACCCCAAAAGGTGAAAGCTACTTTATTGAAGCAGTAAAAGAGCGTATGAAATCACGTTTTGGAGTAGAACTTGACACTAAAACAGAAATTTGCTCTTTAATCGGCTCAAAAGAAGGGCTCGCTAATATAATAAGAGAATTAATTAACCCGACAACAGATAAAGAAGACCAAGAAATCATAATGGTTCCAGACCCTGGATACGCTTCATATTCACAAATGTTGATGGTTTCAGGCGGTCGTCCATACCCAATGCCGCTAACGCCTGAAAATGACTACATGCCAAACCTTAACCAACTATGGGAAAAAATGCCAAGCGAAGGATTCCCTCACAATAAAGTGAAAGCTATGATTATCAACTACCCTAACAACCCGTTAGGGGC
Coding sequences:
- the tmk gene encoding dTMP kinase yields the protein MKKGLFITFEGADGCGKTTQLNKTAELLENMGYDVVKTLEPGALEIGSKIRNILLHYDGVVADNCEMFLFLADRAQHSETFIKPAIEQGKIVLCDRHTDSTLAYQGYGRGQDIEKLDKLNKIAVNGLVPDLTLLFDVDTDIAQTRVGKEKDRLEAAGIEFHKKVRQGYLELAKKSPERIKVINANNSIETVYNDTKDIIIDLCNKMQNK
- the folE2 gene encoding GTP cyclohydrolase FolE2, which gives rise to MTKLADIQNQDDARGIDIQKVGVNGVEVPLIIQRKNAENQVVSATARMSVALPKKYRGTHMSRFMEVLNEYRIKNLLGIDIKGILIDIQKKLQAKSAHVKFNFKYFIEKKAPISKAKFPMGYDCSFEGNLHGEDYKFILGVKVPVTTLCPCSKEISENSAHNQRAIIKVKIGYAENDHIWLEDLIDTIEKCGSCPIHPLLKRSDEKFVTEAAYKNPKFVEDALRDIVGILKKNKIINFYEVEIEAQESIHTHNAWAYQSETKE